Proteins from a genomic interval of Blastocatellia bacterium:
- a CDS encoding DUF1906 domain-containing protein, with the protein MKGLDTNRNCTDLASCLKQSGIDFVARYYSRTTKNADKHLTLAEAQALSQAGLYLVTVYEDSPTSKDYFSSDRGKSDGKSAYAYAQDINQPRDSAIYFAVDYDATMADIEGPIIQYFNGVYDGLKDSANAKPIYKIGVYGSGATCDYLRKNLSFVEFSWLSCSTGWLNSKTYSNWNIKQSLATTSLCGLDKTAWDSNESQSNFGQFTLQPAQLTNNLPTNQPNQIPITNTGFLNASTGTLNRLLLTQTGVVGSIVATVGAFIKAEPVVSAVIIIIALLGITWLISFYIYLEYSLDCQRIDIAADPNKHNVT; encoded by the coding sequence ATGAAAGGTCTGGATACTAATAGAAATTGTACAGATTTAGCCAGTTGCTTAAAGCAGAGTGGGATAGATTTTGTTGCTCGTTATTATAGTCGTACTACTAAAAATGCTGATAAACATCTGACTTTAGCCGAAGCACAAGCCCTAAGCCAAGCAGGGCTTTATTTAGTGACAGTCTATGAAGATAGCCCAACTAGCAAAGATTATTTCTCTAGTGATCGTGGCAAAAGTGATGGGAAAAGTGCTTATGCTTATGCACAAGATATAAATCAACCTAGAGATTCAGCCATTTATTTTGCTGTTGACTATGACGCTACAATGGCAGACATAGAAGGCCCAATCATACAATATTTTAATGGTGTATATGATGGGCTTAAAGACTCAGCTAATGCTAAACCAATTTATAAAATTGGGGTTTATGGTTCAGGTGCCACTTGTGATTATCTGCGTAAAAACTTAAGTTTTGTTGAATTTTCCTGGCTTTCCTGCTCTACAGGTTGGTTAAATTCAAAAACTTATAGTAATTGGAATATTAAACAATCCCTTGCCACTACTTCTTTATGTGGACTAGATAAAACAGCATGGGATAGCAACGAATCACAAAGCAATTTTGGACAATTTACTTTACAACCTGCTCAACTAACCAACAATTTACCTACCAATCAACCAAATCAAATTCCAATAACAAATACAGGTTTCTTAAATGCTTCTACAGGTACGCTAAACCGCTTACTGCTAACTCAAACAGGTGTTGTTGGCAGCATTGTTGCTACTGTTGGAGCATTTATCAAAGCTGAACCTGTTGTTAGTGCTGTAATAATTATAATTGCACTGCTGGGAATAACTTGGTTAATCTCATTTTATATCTATTTGGAATACTCATTAGACTGCCAAAGAATTGATATTGCAGCAGATCCAAATAAGCATAATGTTACATAA
- a CDS encoding NUDIX hydrolase, with protein MADYVYAIIYDSTGNFAAFTKNASGYFFSDGNSSGNIVTAGQPLNGGGKFAFPGGALNTNEDTTAGAIREFKEETNYDLTNNYTDTFFEKYLTASATYYGVYFKVASLSTIISTITANLLQGSQAMADVQSGKITAYADIFTAYPNCPPDNELATVASWNLVNDEIKIQALNDDTDTDWFYDILDYLYDREFHTS; from the coding sequence ATGGCGGATTATGTATATGCAATTATTTACGACAGTACAGGAAATTTTGCTGCTTTTACAAAAAATGCTAGCGGCTATTTTTTCTCTGATGGAAATAGTAGTGGAAATATTGTTACAGCAGGCCAACCATTAAATGGAGGGGGGAAATTTGCTTTCCCTGGAGGGGCATTAAATACAAATGAAGACACTACAGCAGGAGCAATTAGAGAGTTTAAGGAAGAAACAAATTATGATTTAACTAACAATTATACAGATACATTTTTTGAAAAATATCTAACTGCTAGTGCTACATATTATGGGGTGTATTTTAAGGTTGCTAGTTTATCTACAATAATTTCGACTATCACGGCAAATTTATTACAAGGTAGTCAAGCTATGGCAGATGTTCAAAGTGGCAAAATTACAGCTTATGCAGATATTTTTACAGCTTATCCTAACTGCCCGCCAGATAATGAGTTAGCTACAGTTGCAAGCTGGAATCTAGTTAATGATGAAATCAAGATCCAAGCCTTAAATGATGATACAGATACAGACTGGTTTTATGACATTTTAGATTATTTGTATGATAGAGAATTTCATACTAGTTAA
- a CDS encoding sigma-70 family RNA polymerase sigma factor: MSAPLPGEVTQLLKRWSDGDKTALESIMLVLYDDLRKLASRYLKNERKDHTLQPTALVHESFLRLVKEQDINWESRAHFLAVAAQIMRHILVDYARSRKADKHGGQMTRLVFDESFDKPAEEDFDLIKLDDALIYLAKLNPTHSQIVEMRFFGGMTIDEIATVVGVSSRTVDRSWLMAKTWLYQELTK, encoded by the coding sequence ATGTCTGCGCCTTTACCTGGGGAAGTAACTCAATTATTAAAACGTTGGAGTGATGGAGACAAGACAGCATTAGAATCAATAATGCTTGTACTCTACGATGATTTGCGTAAGCTAGCTAGTAGGTATCTAAAAAACGAGCGTAAAGATCACACTTTACAGCCTACAGCCTTAGTCCATGAATCTTTTTTAAGGCTAGTCAAAGAACAAGATATTAATTGGGAAAGTCGAGCGCATTTTTTAGCTGTTGCTGCACAAATAATGCGACATATTTTGGTAGATTATGCTCGCAGTCGCAAGGCTGACAAACATGGTGGTCAAATGACTAGACTAGTTTTTGATGAAAGCTTTGATAAACCAGCAGAAGAGGATTTTGACCTAATAAAGCTAGACGACGCTTTAATTTATTTAGCAAAACTTAACCCAACACATAGCCAAATTGTAGAAATGCGATTTTTTGGCGGTATGACAATAGATGAAATTGCTACTGTAGTGGGAGTTTCTTCACGTACAGTTGATCGTAGTTGGTTGATGGCAAAAACTTGGCTTTACCAAGAATTAACAAAATAA